CGCTTAATATCAGCCTGAAAACCACCACAGATATTTTAAAAACACTGGGCGGCCAAAAAGCTCCCGGTCAGGTCCTGGTTGGTTTTGCGCTGGAAACTAACGACGAGGAAACAAATGCAATAACCAAACTGCAAAAGAAGAATTTAGATTTTATTGTATTAAATTCGTTGAATGATGCCGGCGCCGGTTTTAAACAGGATACCAATAAAATTACCATTATTGACCGCAACCTGCAAAAAACAACCTTCGCACTAAAAAGCAAGGAGGCAGTGGCACATGATATTTGCCTTAAACTTGCACAACTTATAACCGGATGAAACAACTGGCCATTTACGCTATCCTGATTTTTTGGGGTTTCAGGTGCACCGCACAGGACCTGAATGCACGTGTATCGGTAGTTTCGCCAAAAATACAGGTGAGCAATAAGCGGGTTTTCCAAACACTGGAAACGGCCATGAAAGATTTTTTAAATGGCCGTAAGTGGAGTGCCGACCCTATTTTGCCACAGGAGCGTATTGATTGTAATTTTGTATTGAACATTACAAACTGGGATGGCGGCAGCAACTTTAGCGGCGAATTGCAGGTACAATCATCAAGGCCTGTTTTCGGGTCGTCATACAGCACAACCCTGATTAATATTAACGACCGCGACGTTGATTTTACCTACAACGAAGGCCAGACAGTTGATTACAGCGATCAGAATTTTCAAAGCAACCTAAGTTCGGTAATGGCATTTTACGCCTACATTATTGTAGGGATGGATTATGATACCTTTTCGCGCTTTGGGGGCAGCCCCTATTTTGCTGCAGCGCAAACAGTGGTAAACAACGCCCAAACCGGATCATACAAAGGCTGGAAAGCGTTTGACGGCAACACCAACCGTTATTGGTTATCCGAAAATTTAAACAACAAACTTTACGCCCAGCTACGCGGTTTTATGTACGATTACCACCGCAACGGCCTCGATTTAATGGCCGACAATGTGAATAAAGGGCGTAAAGCTATCTCTTCCTTTTTACCCACCCTGCAGCAGGTTGACAGGCAGCGCGTGGGCTCTATGTTCCCACTCATATTTTATACCGCCAAAAGCGATGAGCTGGTATCCCTATACAGCAAGGCTGATCCGCAGGAGCGCGTACAGGCCATGAACTTATTTTTACAAGCCGATCCGGCTAATGGGAATAAGTACCAGGCGCTGAAGTAGGAAAAAGAGTCAAAATCTAAGAATCAAGAGTTAAGACAAAAAGTTTTATGACCAATTATTCTTGCGACTCTGTTTTTTTTTGTCTCAAATCTCACATCTAAATAATGGTGTTGCCTGCGGCCGGGCTTTACGCTTATACTGCACGGGCTTTAGCCGCATGGCCGGTATTCGCTGCAATCGCTAACACATTTGCCTGAACCTGAATTTACAGAAATAAAGAATGAACAGAATTTAAAAAGCTAATTCGGGAAATTCTAGTTCAGACATTCACTTAATCCAACCCAATCAACCCAATCCAACTTAATCCAACTCAATCAACCCAATCAACCACTCACCAAAAAAATTTCACAAATCTCTTGCATATACGAAATCTATCGTAGATATTTGTACGAAGAAATTCGTATTAAAATAAAATGGATATAAAAGCAACAGAAAGCGAGCTGGAAATTTTACAGGTGATCTGGAGAATGGGACAATGTACCGTACGCGATGTACACGAAGAATTGGCCAAAACTAAAGATGCAGGCTATACTACTACCCTTAAACTAATGCAGATTATGCATGATAAAGGTATGGTTGAGCGTGATACTACCTCTAAAACACATTTATACAAAGCTTTATTCACACAAGAGCAGGCGCAAAGCAACGCTTTAGATAAAATATTGTCTACTGTGTTTAAAGGCTCCACATCCGATCTGGTGATACAGGCACTTGGCCAGCACCGGGCTTCAAAGGATGAGATAGATGCCATTAAAAACTTTTTAAATCAGTTTGATCAGGACAAAAAATAAAACGTTATGGAAAGTGTGTTCTATAATATAAGCCAGGTTTTGGGTATCACTATTATCCACTCATTATGGCAGGGGTTATTGGTTTGGTTTGCTTTGCGCCTGTTATTAACGTGCGCGCCATCGTTATCAACCATAAAAAAGCACAACACCGCTATGGTTGCCATGTTGGCTATAAGCGTGTGGTTTGTTTATACCTTTGTAAACCAGCTACAGGCGCATGCGTGGGTAAATTTGGCTGCAACAAATGCCCCTGCCCTGTTACCTGCACTTAACCTGCCCTTGGTTAACATCCATTATACAGCACAACATAATTATTACTATTACGCTATTGAGGGTTATTTGCCCTACATATCGGCCATCTACTTTATCGGGCTCACTTTTAATATTTTAAAAATGGGGCTCAACTGGCAAAAAATCAATCACATAAAGCACACCATGATGCCATCTGATGCCGTACAGGTTTACGTGGATACGCTTTGCCGGCAAATGAACATTAAAAAGTATGTGAGCGTAAACATCAGTCGTTTTGTGGATGTGCCCTGCATGATTGGCTTTTTTAGCCCGATAATATTGCTGCCTATTTCGCTCACTACTTACTTATCTGCCGACGAGATAAAATCTATTTTATTACATGAGCTATCGCACATCAAACGTAACGATTACCTGCTCAACCTGTTGCAGCAGTTTATGAGCATATTGCTTTTCTTTAACCCCTTTGCCCAATTAATTAATAGGATAATAAACCAGGAACGCGAAAACCGGTGCGATGACCTGGTAGTACAAACCACTGCCCAGCCCTTAGTGTATGCGCATGCACTATTAAAACTGGAGCAAAAAAGGCAGGTAAACCTGCAAATGGCCCTTGCCGCCACCGGGAAAAAATATCATTTATTAAACAGAATTGAACGGATCATGAAAACCCAAAAACCAATAGGCAACATACGCCACCTTTTAGTGGCTGTTGCAATACTTACAGCAGGCATCAGCAGTATTGCCTGGCTTAACCCAACCATAGCCGATGGTAAAATAGCTATCAAAAAAGTAAAAATTACCTACCCAGCCGCATTAAAAGAACTACTAACCGATACTACCCGAAAAAAGGTTGTTAAAGCAAAAAAGGTTGTTGCCAATAAAACCGCCATCAGGAACAAAAGGCTTGCCGAAGAGCGTTACAATAACTTTGATGACAAAGAGTTGAACAGGCTAACTGCCGAAGTTGATAAGTACGCAAAACAGATTGATAAGTACTACAACAGCGCCGATTTTCAAAAGCTGCAAAAGCTGATGGAAGAGAAAGGCGAAGCTATGGAGAAGTTTTACAACAACCCGGAGTTAAAGAAGATACAGGAAGAACAGGAAAAAATGGCCGAAGATTTTCAGAAAAACTGGGCCGAAACCGGTGAAACCACCAAGATGAGCGAGCAGATGGGCAAGCTGGGCGAAAAGGTTGGCGCCTACTACAACAGCGCCGAGTTTAAACGGATGAATGCCGAGCTCAGGAAAAAGTACGGCATAAAAGGCGAGTACCATGACGACCGGAAAGATGAGAACTACCGCAAATACCAGGATGAACTGCAAAGCAAAATATCGCCCGAGGTAAAAGAGCAAACCGAACAACTGAAAAAAATGGGCGAGGAAATGCGCGGTCATTATGACTCACCAGAATTTCGCAAAAAAAGCGAGGAGCTTAGGGTAATGAGCGATAGTTTGAGAAAAGCCTTCCGCAACCCGCAAATGGAAGAGCAAAAGCAGGAGATGAGAAAACTTGGCGAACAAATGCGTGGCTACCAGGATAATGCCGAAATGAAACAGGCAAAAGCACAATTACGTGAAGCCAGCAAAAAACTGCGCGAATATACCAACAGCCCCGAATTTAAAAAGCGCATAGCCGAAGCCAAAAAAGAGGCTTACCTGATGGACAGCGACAAAGAATAATTGAAGTCGGAAAGTCCGAAAGTCGGGAAGTCGGAAAGACCTAAGTCTGGATTGCATTTTCTGACTTTCCGACTTCCGGACTTCCGACCAAAGACCAACACTAAATTATTTAGCAATAATTTATTAAATTTTATTTTAAAGAAGCTTAATGCTTAATTTAGTATCCTTAATAAAATAAGGATACTTTTTTTATGCTTCAAAAGCTAACCATCAATAATTACGCGCTGATTGATAACCTGGAGATAAGTTTTGGCGAAGGTTTAAATATACTCACCGGCGAAACCGGCGCAGGTAAATCGATCATTTTGGGTGCACTGTCGCTTATTTTGGGGCAGCGTGCCGAAAGCCGTTACTTTTTTAACCAGCAAAAAAAGTGCGTTATCGAAGGTTCGTTTAAAATCAGCGGCTTTCATTTAAGCTCTTTTTTTGAAGAGAACGACCTGGATTATGAAGCAGAAACCGTTTTACGCCGCGAGATATCTTCCGATGGTAAATCGCGTGCTTTTGTAAATGATACACCGGTGAATCTTACATCGCTTAAACAATTAGGCGAAAAGCTGATTGATATCCATTCGCAACATGCCACATTAGAGATTAATGACCCGGAGTTTCAGCTATTGGTGGTTGATTCGGTAGCCAAACATGACGATTTACTGAACGACTATCGCACTAAATACCGCGCATTTAAAAAAGACACCGGCAAGCTTACCCAATTGATTGCCGAAAGTGATAAGGCCAAAGCCGACCTTGATTATTACCAGTTTCAGTTTGATGAACTTGAAAAAGTTAGCCTGGCTGCCGACGAGCAGGAGCCGCTTGAAAAAGAACTGTACGCCTTAAACAATGCCGAAGAAATAAAACGTAACCTGTACGGAGCCTATTACCTGGTACAGGAAAGCGAAACCGCCGCCCTGGCGCAACTGCGCGAGGCCGGACAGCAATTAGGCGCAATAGAAAAATTTGATGCACAGATTGAGGAATTGCACCAGCGATTGAACAGCACGATTATCGAACTGAAAGACATTGCCGCCGAAGTAGAAGGCATCGAACAAAAAACACATACCAACGATGCCAGGGTTGATGAAATCAATACCCGCTTAAGCCTCATTTACAACCTGCAAAAAAAACACCGGGTAAATAGTAATGCTGAACTGCTACAGATCCAGGATGATCTGTCAGAGAAAATACAACAGGCTTTGTTTGGCGATGAAACCATCGAAAAATTGCAAAAACAACTTGCTGCCGATAAAGCTGAGCTTGAAAAACTGGCAGGCAAATTAACTGCAAACCGCCTGAAAGCCATCCCTGCCATCGAAAAACAGGTAATTGATACCCTTACCGAAATGGGGATGGGAAGCTCGGCGTTGAAGATTGAAAATATAGTCCGGAAGCCGGAAAGTCCGGAAGTCGAAAAGTCAAACCATCTTCCGGACTTGCGGACTTCCGGACTTGCGGACCATCTCACGAAAAACGGTGTCGACCAGGTACGGTTCCTTTTCTCAGCCAATAAAGGGCATGCTTTGGCCGAAATGAGTAAGGTAGCATCCGGTGGCGAGCTATCCAGGCTGATGCTGAGCATCAAATCTATCATTGCTAAATACACTGCGTTGCCAACCATTATTTTCGATGAGATCGATACCGGGGTGTCGGGCGAAGTAGCCAATAAAGTAGGAACTATTATGGAGCGCCTTGCCGATAATTTACAGGTGATAACCATTACCCACCTGCCGCAAATTGCCAGCAAGGGTAAAAACCATTACTTTGTTTATAAGGACGATAGCGCACAAACTACCTATACCCGCATGAAACAACTGGATGCCCGGGA
The genomic region above belongs to Mucilaginibacter sp. KACC 22773 and contains:
- a CDS encoding BlaI/MecI/CopY family transcriptional regulator encodes the protein MDIKATESELEILQVIWRMGQCTVRDVHEELAKTKDAGYTTTLKLMQIMHDKGMVERDTTSKTHLYKALFTQEQAQSNALDKILSTVFKGSTSDLVIQALGQHRASKDEIDAIKNFLNQFDQDKK
- the porD gene encoding type IX secretion system protein PorD, which translates into the protein MKQLAIYAILIFWGFRCTAQDLNARVSVVSPKIQVSNKRVFQTLETAMKDFLNGRKWSADPILPQERIDCNFVLNITNWDGGSNFSGELQVQSSRPVFGSSYSTTLININDRDVDFTYNEGQTVDYSDQNFQSNLSSVMAFYAYIIVGMDYDTFSRFGGSPYFAAAQTVVNNAQTGSYKGWKAFDGNTNRYWLSENLNNKLYAQLRGFMYDYHRNGLDLMADNVNKGRKAISSFLPTLQQVDRQRVGSMFPLIFYTAKSDELVSLYSKADPQERVQAMNLFLQADPANGNKYQALK
- the recN gene encoding DNA repair protein RecN is translated as MLQKLTINNYALIDNLEISFGEGLNILTGETGAGKSIILGALSLILGQRAESRYFFNQQKKCVIEGSFKISGFHLSSFFEENDLDYEAETVLRREISSDGKSRAFVNDTPVNLTSLKQLGEKLIDIHSQHATLEINDPEFQLLVVDSVAKHDDLLNDYRTKYRAFKKDTGKLTQLIAESDKAKADLDYYQFQFDELEKVSLAADEQEPLEKELYALNNAEEIKRNLYGAYYLVQESETAALAQLREAGQQLGAIEKFDAQIEELHQRLNSTIIELKDIAAEVEGIEQKTHTNDARVDEINTRLSLIYNLQKKHRVNSNAELLQIQDDLSEKIQQALFGDETIEKLQKQLAADKAELEKLAGKLTANRLKAIPAIEKQVIDTLTEMGMGSSALKIENIVRKPESPEVEKSNHLPDLRTSGLADHLTKNGVDQVRFLFSANKGHALAEMSKVASGGELSRLMLSIKSIIAKYTALPTIIFDEIDTGVSGEVANKVGTIMERLADNLQVITITHLPQIASKGKNHYFVYKDDSAQTTYTRMKQLDARERILEIAKMLSGDKPGESALQNARELLSSN
- a CDS encoding M56 family metallopeptidase, which produces MESVFYNISQVLGITIIHSLWQGLLVWFALRLLLTCAPSLSTIKKHNTAMVAMLAISVWFVYTFVNQLQAHAWVNLAATNAPALLPALNLPLVNIHYTAQHNYYYYAIEGYLPYISAIYFIGLTFNILKMGLNWQKINHIKHTMMPSDAVQVYVDTLCRQMNIKKYVSVNISRFVDVPCMIGFFSPIILLPISLTTYLSADEIKSILLHELSHIKRNDYLLNLLQQFMSILLFFNPFAQLINRIINQERENRCDDLVVQTTAQPLVYAHALLKLEQKRQVNLQMALAATGKKYHLLNRIERIMKTQKPIGNIRHLLVAVAILTAGISSIAWLNPTIADGKIAIKKVKITYPAALKELLTDTTRKKVVKAKKVVANKTAIRNKRLAEERYNNFDDKELNRLTAEVDKYAKQIDKYYNSADFQKLQKLMEEKGEAMEKFYNNPELKKIQEEQEKMAEDFQKNWAETGETTKMSEQMGKLGEKVGAYYNSAEFKRMNAELRKKYGIKGEYHDDRKDENYRKYQDELQSKISPEVKEQTEQLKKMGEEMRGHYDSPEFRKKSEELRVMSDSLRKAFRNPQMEEQKQEMRKLGEQMRGYQDNAEMKQAKAQLREASKKLREYTNSPEFKKRIAEAKKEAYLMDSDKE